One Gossypium raimondii isolate GPD5lz chromosome 3, ASM2569854v1, whole genome shotgun sequence genomic window carries:
- the LOC105794322 gene encoding U-box domain-containing protein 21 → MMISSWRRRRAARREGKLQQQRNDNGEIELTVPRDFRCPISLDLMKDPVTLSTGITYDRENIEKWIEAGNFTCPLTNQVLRSLEPIPNHIIRKKIQDWCVENRSYGIERIPTPRVPVTSMEVSDILSKINVACMKQNGKGCQDLVLKIKSLAKESERNKRCFVSNGAGCALSEAFQAFSRASFDENVAVLEEILSALAIMFPLDVEAKGFLGSASAMRCLIWFLSSGDLSRRRNAVLGLRELVSIDERKVNELSDMEGAIEALFKLIKDPICPTSTKASLLVIYKIITSSPTKEKQVKKLVNLGIVSLLLETLVDSERGICEKALGVLDGICNSEEGRQMACNNALSMPVLVKKILRVSNLTTDFSVSILWKLCKKEKTEDDASVILEALQVGAFLKLLLLLQVGCVEETKDKASELLKILNLHRNKMECVDPMDNFKDLKRPF, encoded by the coding sequence ATGATGATTTCTTCCTGGAGGAGGAGAAGAGCTGCCAGGCGTGAAGGGAAATTGCAACAGCAAAGGAACGACAATGGAGAGATTGAGCTTACGGTTCCAAGGGATTTCAGGTGCCCCATATCACTAGACTTGATGAAAGATCCCGTCACTTTGTCTACAGGGATAACCTACGATCGAGAGAACATTGAGAAGTGGATTGAAGCTGGGAATTTCACTTGCCCACTCACCAATCAAGTTCTCAGGAGTCTCGAACCCATTCCAAATCATatcataaggaaaaaaatacaaGATTGGTGCGTCGAGAATCGATCCTATGGGATTGAAAGAATCCCCACGCCTCGGGTTCCCGTCACTTCCATGGAGGTTTCCGATATTCTTTCCAAAATCAACGTCGCTTGTATGAAACAAAACGGAAAAGGGTGTCAAGATTTGGTTTTAAAGATCAAGTCGTTGGCAAAAGAGAGCGAACGTAACAAGCGTTGCTTTGTTAGTAATGGGGCAGGCTGCGCTTTATCGGAAGCTTTCCAAGCATTTTCCAGGGCGTCTTTTGATGAAAACGTTGCTGTTTTAGAGGAGATATTGTCAGCTTTGGCGATAATGTTCCCCCTTGATGTAGAGGCCAAAGGTTTCTTAGGATCAGCCTCTGCCATGCGTTGCTTGATATGGTTTCTAAGCAGTGGAGACTTGTCTAGGAGAAGAAACGCAGTTTTGGGCTTAAGAGAGCTTGTTTCAATAGATGAGAGAAAAGTCAACGAGTTGTCAGACATGGAAGGTGCCATTGAAGCATTGTTCAAGCTGATTAAAGACCCAATTTGCCCTACATCAACAAAAGCTTCATTACTCGTCATTTACAAGATAATCACATCATCTCCAACAAAGGAGAAACAAGTGAAAAAGCTAGTAAACTTAGGCATAGTATCGTTGCTGCTAGAAACGTTGGTAGACTCCGAAAGAGGCATATGCGAGAAGGCGTTGGGTGTTCTAGATGGTATATGCAACAGCGAGGAAGGGAGACAAATGGCCTGCAACAATGCCTTAAGCATGCCGGTTTTGGTTAAGAAAATCCTTAGGGTTTCCAATTTAACAACCGACTTTTCGGTCTCCATATTGTGGAAGCTTTGCAAGAAGGAGAAAACCGAAGATGATGCAAGCGTTATACTTGAAGCTCTTCAAGTGGGCGCTTTTCTAAAGCTTTTGCTGCTTTTACAGGTCGGATGTGTTGAGGAAACTAAGGACAAAGCTTCCGAGTTGCTGAAAATATTGAATCTTCATAGAAACAAAATGGAATGTGTTGATCCAATGGATAATTTCAAGGATCTGAAAAGgccattttga